A window of Halalkalibacillus sediminis contains these coding sequences:
- the nagB gene encoding glucosamine-6-phosphate deaminase: protein MNQIEVNSYEQLSEQAAKIVESQLQKKKNSVLGLATGSTPVGMYKQLIEKYEKGDISFADVTSFNLDEYAALERTHPQSYFQFMKKHLFDQVDMKPGQIHIPNGTAESLVQECSRYEEDLAVHGPIDLQVLGLGINGHIGFNEPGTSFQSRTHVVDLAESTREANARFFERKEDVPSQAVTMGIESIMKSRKIILLAYGEMKRTAIDRLFYGEVSEEFPASILKEHPDVTVIYG, encoded by the coding sequence ATGAATCAGATAGAAGTGAATAGCTATGAGCAATTAAGCGAGCAAGCAGCGAAAATAGTAGAAAGCCAACTTCAGAAAAAGAAAAACAGCGTGTTAGGATTAGCTACTGGAAGCACACCAGTAGGCATGTATAAACAACTAATAGAGAAATATGAAAAAGGCGATATCTCTTTTGCTGACGTGACATCATTCAATTTGGATGAATACGCAGCGCTAGAAAGGACGCATCCTCAAAGCTATTTTCAGTTCATGAAGAAGCACTTATTCGACCAGGTCGATATGAAACCTGGTCAAATACATATACCAAATGGAACAGCTGAAAGCCTCGTTCAGGAGTGCAGCAGGTACGAGGAAGATCTAGCCGTACATGGACCAATTGATTTGCAGGTGCTTGGACTTGGGATAAATGGTCATATTGGGTTTAACGAGCCAGGGACAAGCTTTCAATCTCGAACACATGTGGTGGATTTAGCAGAATCGACACGAGAGGCTAATGCACGTTTTTTTGAACGTAAGGAAGATGTACCAAGTCAGGCCGTGACAATGGGAATCGAGTCAATTATGAAAAGTCGTAAAATTATATTGTTGGCATATGGTGAAATGAAGCGCACGGCGATTGACAGATTATTTTATGGAGAAGTTAGCGAGGAGTTTCCTGCAAGTATCTTGAAAGAACATCCTGATGTCACTGTCATCTATGGATAG
- the glcD gene encoding glycolate oxidase subunit GlcD, producing the protein MLPTDFIENLYEIVGESHVNHSESSRLAYSFDATPNFQAMPDIVVSPANAEEIQQIVRACNEYQVPIVPRGSGTNLAAGTTPTQGGLVLLFHRMNQILEIDEENLTATVQPGVITQTIIDAVEEKNLFYPPDPSSMKISTIGGNISENSGGLRGLKYGVTKDYILGLQIVLPNGDLINTGGKLAKDVAGYDLTKLYVGAEGTLGIVTEATLKLIPKPSSKKTLLAVYDSMERAAETVSAIISDRIIPATLEFIDQPTIRAVEDYAHVGLPTEAEAVLLIEQDGPEEVVLADMEKIELLCKEHGALQAQTAASEIEAEALRSARRTALSALARLSPTTILEDATVPRSEIAAMVRAINEIADKFNVRIATFGHAGDGNLHPTCTTDARDEDELERVEQAFEEIFAHAIKLGGTITGEHGVGEMKSPYLAWKVGEEGLAIMKTLKQSFDPNNIMNPRKMFAKETRKRIVL; encoded by the coding sequence ATGCTTCCAACTGATTTTATTGAAAATTTATATGAGATTGTCGGTGAATCTCATGTAAATCATAGCGAATCAAGCAGGCTCGCATACTCATTTGATGCGACTCCTAATTTTCAGGCCATGCCAGATATTGTTGTCAGCCCTGCTAATGCCGAAGAAATCCAACAGATTGTAAGAGCATGTAACGAATATCAGGTACCGATTGTTCCAAGAGGATCCGGTACCAACCTTGCAGCTGGAACAACCCCCACACAAGGTGGTCTCGTCCTACTATTCCATAGAATGAATCAAATTCTTGAAATCGATGAGGAAAATTTAACCGCAACTGTCCAACCTGGAGTGATTACTCAAACAATCATAGATGCAGTTGAAGAGAAAAACTTATTTTATCCTCCTGATCCGAGTTCTATGAAGATTTCAACGATCGGCGGAAATATCAGTGAGAACTCTGGTGGATTAAGAGGGTTGAAATATGGAGTTACTAAAGACTATATACTTGGTCTCCAAATCGTCCTCCCTAATGGTGATCTCATCAACACGGGTGGTAAACTCGCAAAAGACGTCGCAGGTTATGACCTGACCAAATTGTACGTTGGAGCTGAAGGAACACTAGGTATCGTTACTGAGGCTACACTTAAACTCATACCCAAACCATCATCTAAAAAAACGCTTCTAGCTGTCTATGATTCAATGGAAAGAGCCGCCGAAACGGTCTCAGCGATCATCTCTGATAGAATCATTCCTGCTACACTAGAATTCATCGACCAACCAACCATCAGGGCCGTCGAAGATTATGCTCACGTCGGTTTGCCGACTGAAGCTGAAGCAGTTCTATTAATTGAGCAAGATGGTCCAGAAGAAGTCGTATTAGCAGACATGGAAAAAATAGAATTACTGTGTAAAGAACACGGGGCACTCCAAGCTCAAACAGCAGCAAGCGAGATCGAAGCTGAAGCTTTGCGTTCGGCCAGACGTACTGCCTTATCAGCTCTAGCACGTCTGAGTCCGACAACCATTCTCGAGGATGCAACGGTCCCTCGTTCTGAAATTGCAGCGATGGTTCGAGCAATTAACGAAATCGCAGATAAATTTAATGTACGAATTGCTACGTTCGGCCATGCAGGTGATGGAAACCTCCACCCAACCTGTACGACAGATGCCCGGGATGAAGACGAATTGGAGCGAGTCGAACAAGCATTTGAAGAAATCTTTGCCCACGCCATTAAATTAGGTGGAACAATTACTGGCGAACACGGAGTCGGAGAAATGAAGTCTCCATATCTAGCTTGGAAAGTCGGTGAAGAAGGTTTAGCAATCATGAAAACGCTTAAACAATCTTTCGACCCAAATAACATTATGAATCCTAGAAAAATGTTCGCTAAAGAAACACGCAAAAGAATAGTATTATAA
- a CDS encoding (Fe-S)-binding protein gives MTIQKDFQDRIGEDELLNCMRCGFCLPACPTYVETQDEVHSPRGRIALMKAVRDGDIHSYEEVEHSLEVCLGCRACEPACPAGVNYGHMLEEARAIFQENKEHSAKEKLTRKTVFEGMFPNQKRMEQATSLLGFYQRSGLQKTTRKLGFMKLFPRHMQQMERVLPKVPKKSGKRKAEAIFPAEGETKATVAMFRGCLMDTLFQETNRSTIKLLQKAGCEIVVPDSQNCCGALHGHSGEKSGSIDLAKKNIEAFEKVEADYIITNAGGCGAFLHDYKHLLKNDSEWSGRAQEFSDKIVDFTSILVKLKFHEEHSLNVDEQIVTYQDSCHLRNVQGVSLQPRQLILSTEGANYQEMKDADQCCGSAGIYNLTQPEMSMQILDHKMEKAKATNATTILTTNPGCLLQMKLGIEREGLTNEVRAMHLADFLLEAIEV, from the coding sequence GTGACAATACAAAAAGATTTTCAAGATCGCATCGGTGAAGATGAATTATTGAACTGTATGCGTTGCGGCTTCTGCTTACCAGCTTGTCCAACTTATGTAGAGACTCAGGACGAAGTTCACTCTCCTAGAGGTCGTATCGCCTTGATGAAGGCTGTACGAGATGGTGATATTCACTCATATGAAGAAGTTGAACACTCACTGGAAGTTTGTCTTGGATGCCGAGCATGTGAACCTGCTTGCCCAGCAGGGGTGAATTATGGACATATGTTAGAAGAAGCACGAGCCATTTTTCAAGAGAACAAAGAACATTCAGCAAAAGAAAAATTGACACGCAAAACGGTATTCGAAGGGATGTTCCCGAATCAGAAGCGAATGGAACAAGCAACTAGCCTTCTAGGTTTCTACCAACGTTCAGGCCTTCAAAAAACCACACGTAAACTTGGTTTCATGAAGCTATTTCCGAGGCACATGCAACAGATGGAGCGAGTACTTCCTAAGGTTCCAAAGAAATCAGGCAAACGTAAAGCAGAAGCGATTTTTCCTGCTGAAGGTGAAACCAAAGCTACAGTCGCGATGTTCAGAGGGTGCTTGATGGATACCTTATTTCAAGAAACGAACCGATCAACTATTAAACTACTACAAAAGGCCGGCTGTGAAATTGTTGTACCTGACTCACAAAATTGTTGTGGAGCTCTTCATGGTCACAGTGGAGAGAAATCGGGATCCATCGATTTAGCCAAAAAGAATATCGAAGCCTTTGAAAAAGTTGAAGCGGATTATATCATCACAAACGCAGGAGGTTGCGGAGCTTTTCTACATGATTATAAGCACCTTCTTAAAAATGATTCAGAATGGTCCGGCCGTGCGCAAGAGTTCAGTGATAAAATCGTCGACTTCACCTCTATTTTAGTTAAATTGAAATTTCATGAAGAACATTCTCTTAACGTGGACGAACAAATTGTGACCTACCAAGATTCCTGTCACTTAAGAAATGTTCAAGGCGTCTCGTTACAGCCTCGTCAACTGATTCTTTCGACCGAAGGTGCTAACTACCAAGAAATGAAGGATGCAGATCAATGTTGTGGTTCAGCTGGAATTTATAACCTGACACAACCAGAAATGTCCATGCAGATCCTTGATCATAAAATGGAAAAGGCGAAGGCAACAAACGCAACTACTATTTTAACAACCAATCCAGGATGTCTGCTCCAAATGAAGTTAGGCATTGAACGAGAGGGATTGACCAATGAAGTTCGCGCGATGCACTTAGCCGATTTCTTATTGGAAGCGATCGAAGTATAG
- a CDS encoding MurR/RpiR family transcriptional regulator yields MSKSNAGIFMLKEMKEKLPPSERKIADFILEHPERAIRMTATDLGKESQTSSAAVIRLCKSLNLKGFQDLKLRVAGDLQRNEEEEFRDIEPNEPYASTIEKVTSHSVQTIRETADLLSSEELEAAVQAMLTGRRIHFFGVGASSITAMDAQQKFLRINKAVTAFTDLHMGATVVANANEEDVVVGISFSGETYEVAKVLDIARENGAKTISLTRYGSSLVADCSDIRLYTSANREATFRSGATSSRLAQLHVIDILFMSVASHSYDETVRYLDSTREAISSLHQPRNKKRKK; encoded by the coding sequence ATGTCCAAATCTAACGCAGGAATTTTTATGTTGAAAGAGATGAAAGAGAAACTTCCGCCTTCTGAACGGAAAATAGCTGATTTCATACTGGAGCATCCCGAGCGTGCGATTAGAATGACAGCAACTGACTTAGGAAAAGAAAGTCAGACGAGTAGTGCAGCCGTGATTCGGTTATGTAAGTCATTGAACTTAAAAGGATTCCAGGACTTGAAATTGCGTGTTGCAGGGGATTTACAACGAAATGAGGAAGAGGAATTTCGTGATATTGAACCGAATGAGCCGTATGCTTCGACGATTGAAAAGGTGACATCACATAGTGTCCAAACGATCAGGGAGACAGCTGACTTGCTTAGTAGTGAGGAGTTAGAAGCTGCGGTGCAAGCGATGTTGACCGGCAGAAGAATCCACTTCTTTGGCGTAGGAGCTTCGAGCATCACAGCTATGGATGCGCAGCAGAAATTCCTTCGTATTAATAAGGCTGTGACAGCTTTCACAGATCTACATATGGGGGCTACAGTCGTAGCAAATGCTAATGAAGAGGATGTCGTTGTCGGGATCTCATTCTCAGGTGAAACTTATGAGGTGGCAAAAGTATTGGATATTGCTCGGGAGAATGGAGCTAAGACAATCAGTTTGACGAGATATGGAAGCTCACTCGTTGCGGATTGTTCTGATATACGTTTATATACTTCTGCCAATCGAGAAGCCACTTTTCGAAGTGGAGCAACTTCTTCGCGTTTAGCGCAGTTACATGTGATCGATATATTATTTATGAGTGTAGCTTCCCACTCCTATGATGAAACTGTTAGATACCTCGATTCAACAAGAGAAGCCATCAGTTCTTTGCATCAGCCGAGAAATAAGAAGCGGAAGAAATAA
- the nagA gene encoding N-acetylglucosamine-6-phosphate deacetylase: MNPNSLLIKNVTIELSDETLSDGSVLIEDGVIQKISQDTISIETEHMVDGNGLRLIPGFIDGHIHGAVGCDVMDATDESLRKMAQALPSEGTTSFVATTITSPHAEIAAAIEQVAAFHGEKGEAEVLGLHVEGPFINEEKAGAQPKSEIYSPNLALMQNWNSRAAGKIKTVTYAPELDSEGEFLGWLQENGVIGSAGHTDATFRDIEKAVGQGLTQVTHLCNAMNGVHHRDVGAVGAAMLLDEIKSELIADRIHVSDQMLQLLFRTIGPDRLMLITDAMRAKGMPDGEYTLGGQAVSVKEGQATLEDGTLAGSVLRMDEAARNMMDVTDATIRDIIQMASVNPAKQLGIFDRKGSIEVGKDADLVIIDENFQIQQTYCKGQLGYSR; encoded by the coding sequence ATGAACCCTAATTCCCTATTAATAAAAAATGTAACTATTGAGTTATCTGATGAAACCTTATCTGATGGCTCGGTGTTGATTGAGGATGGCGTCATTCAGAAAATTAGTCAAGATACGATCAGTATCGAAACTGAGCATATGGTAGATGGAAATGGACTTAGACTTATTCCTGGTTTTATCGACGGCCACATCCACGGAGCAGTAGGGTGTGATGTAATGGATGCTACTGATGAATCGTTGAGGAAGATGGCTCAAGCGTTACCAAGTGAAGGCACAACATCTTTTGTTGCAACGACTATCACTAGCCCTCACGCAGAAATTGCCGCGGCTATCGAACAGGTGGCTGCATTTCATGGTGAAAAAGGTGAAGCGGAAGTGCTCGGTCTTCATGTTGAAGGGCCGTTCATTAATGAAGAAAAAGCGGGTGCGCAACCAAAAAGTGAGATTTATTCACCAAACTTAGCGTTGATGCAGAACTGGAACAGTCGAGCGGCAGGAAAAATAAAAACGGTCACTTACGCACCTGAACTGGACTCAGAAGGTGAATTTCTGGGCTGGCTACAGGAAAATGGCGTAATAGGTTCTGCGGGACACACAGATGCTACCTTTAGAGATATTGAAAAAGCAGTGGGTCAAGGATTGACTCAAGTGACACATCTTTGCAATGCCATGAATGGTGTTCACCACAGAGATGTAGGAGCCGTGGGAGCAGCGATGCTATTGGATGAAATTAAAAGTGAACTGATCGCAGACCGAATCCATGTCTCAGATCAAATGCTACAGTTGCTCTTCCGCACGATTGGTCCAGACAGACTCATGTTGATTACAGATGCAATGAGAGCCAAAGGGATGCCTGATGGTGAATATACACTTGGCGGGCAAGCAGTTTCAGTAAAAGAGGGTCAGGCGACCTTGGAAGATGGAACTCTTGCTGGAAGTGTACTTCGTATGGATGAAGCAGCCCGTAATATGATGGACGTAACAGATGCAACAATTAGAGACATCATTCAGATGGCTTCAGTCAATCCTGCTAAACAACTCGGGATTTTTGATCGAAAAGGTAGTATTGAAGTAGGAAAAGATGCAGATTTAGTAATAATTGATGAAAACTTTCAGATACAGCAAACATATTGCAAAGGACAACTAGGATATTCGAGGTGA